In the Flavisolibacter tropicus genome, one interval contains:
- a CDS encoding peptidase MA family metallohydrolase has protein sequence MQSRFWRTIFPLYKYLLVVLAFSYSLPVKAQYFGRNKVNYRRFEFQVLQSPHFEIYHYLNNVASRNRIAQASEQWYRIHQTIFKDSFELRNPLLIYNTHAEFQQTRAIEGQIGVATGGVTEALKNRVVMPFMESNAQTDHVLGHELVHAFQYHLIQDTLTLNAVNNIPLWMVEGLAEYMSTGPIDAHTAIWLRNGVATNKLPTLKDLTNRPDEYFPYRWGQAFWTYTTGVYGDSIIRRLFIQTAKSGYEQAIKNLFKIDEKEFSKRWKTAITNAYAPLLANTQAPPGNELIQKKNAGELNIVPALSPDGKRIAFWTEKSLFNIDLFVADAETGKNLKRITTNTFGSHIDEYSSYESSVAWSPDSRQIAFVAFAKGRNSLVIADVSSGKMVREIFVPGVSAISNPTWSPDGNTIVMTGLVEGQGDLYAYDLKASKVRQLTKDSYSDMQPSYSPDGKWIVFATDAQSIGDKYLQHRFWHNLALLNVQTGAVTNLDIFNGANNLNPIFGADNNIIYFLSDRDGFRNMYSYNLATHQLLQRTNLFTGITGITMFSPAISAARQVDRITYNHYTGDNYNIFSVHSSDLIRIEVNAGDVDSTAATLPPFNRVGTDIVKNNIENTPFGLVDVRSLDQVPFKPKFQLDYVGSTGVGVTTGRFGGGLAGGVNGIFSDILGNNQLYGAISLNGEIYDVAAQFAYLNRTSRIQWGISISHIPYLSGGQTVFLDTITNHSNDTVSVYNYALDLLRTFEDQVLAFAIHPFSQTSRLEVGASFARYYYRLDRYSDFYDAATGAYVGNDKERLETPSGFNLAQGYFAFVGDNANFGVAAPLTGHRFRVEVAQYLGEVTQSNLTADYRRYFRLAPITLATRNMYIGRFGRDAASGIIPPLYLGYANLIHGYNALDFTDQNANVNKQPLSINDLIGSQLYVANAELRLPFTGPERLARIKSRFFLSDLNLFTDGGVAWGNYEGFYNSTGGRDFADSKIILSSGVSLRVNVLGYLVLEPFFAIPWQNGGFKNGNFGLNLLPGW, from the coding sequence ATGCAGTCCCGGTTTTGGAGAACAATCTTTCCCCTATATAAATACTTACTGGTTGTTCTTGCCTTTTCTTATTCCCTTCCTGTGAAAGCACAATATTTTGGAAGGAACAAAGTCAACTATAGAAGATTTGAATTCCAGGTTTTGCAATCTCCACATTTTGAGATCTATCACTACTTGAATAATGTTGCCAGCCGCAATCGCATAGCACAAGCAAGTGAGCAATGGTATCGTATACACCAAACCATTTTCAAGGATAGTTTTGAGTTGCGTAATCCCTTGTTAATTTATAATACACATGCAGAATTTCAGCAAACGCGGGCTATAGAAGGACAGATTGGTGTGGCCACCGGTGGTGTAACTGAAGCATTAAAGAACAGGGTGGTAATGCCCTTTATGGAGTCAAACGCACAAACTGATCATGTTCTGGGTCATGAACTGGTACACGCCTTTCAATATCATTTGATACAGGATACGTTAACCTTAAATGCAGTAAATAATATTCCGCTCTGGATGGTAGAGGGCCTGGCAGAATACATGTCAACCGGGCCAATAGATGCGCACACAGCAATTTGGTTGCGCAATGGCGTGGCTACAAATAAACTGCCAACACTTAAAGATCTTACCAACAGGCCTGATGAATACTTTCCCTATCGTTGGGGGCAAGCCTTTTGGACCTATACAACGGGCGTATATGGTGATAGCATCATTCGACGGTTGTTTATTCAAACAGCAAAGTCTGGTTATGAGCAGGCTATTAAAAACCTGTTTAAGATTGATGAAAAGGAATTCTCTAAACGATGGAAAACAGCTATAACAAATGCTTATGCTCCTTTGCTGGCAAATACACAGGCGCCTCCTGGTAATGAATTGATACAAAAGAAAAATGCAGGAGAGCTGAATATTGTCCCTGCCTTAAGTCCAGACGGAAAGCGCATTGCTTTCTGGACAGAGAAAAGTCTGTTTAATATCGACTTGTTTGTTGCCGATGCGGAAACGGGCAAAAATCTAAAACGAATTACCACCAATACATTTGGGTCGCATATCGACGAATACAGTTCCTATGAATCTTCTGTAGCCTGGTCGCCGGATAGCCGACAGATAGCTTTTGTAGCCTTTGCTAAAGGACGCAATAGTTTGGTCATTGCCGATGTGAGCTCCGGAAAAATGGTCAGGGAAATATTTGTGCCTGGTGTATCAGCTATCAGCAACCCAACCTGGTCGCCGGATGGAAATACAATTGTAATGACTGGACTGGTAGAGGGGCAAGGTGACTTGTATGCCTATGATTTAAAGGCAAGCAAGGTGCGTCAACTCACAAAGGATAGCTACTCAGATATGCAGCCATCTTATTCTCCGGATGGTAAGTGGATTGTATTTGCTACTGATGCGCAAAGTATAGGAGATAAATACCTGCAACACCGTTTTTGGCACAACCTGGCCTTGCTCAATGTACAAACTGGTGCAGTTACTAATCTTGACATCTTTAATGGCGCCAATAATTTAAACCCCATATTTGGTGCAGATAACAATATCATTTACTTCTTGTCGGACAGAGATGGCTTTCGCAATATGTATTCGTACAACCTAGCCACACACCAGCTACTACAGCGTACCAATTTGTTTACCGGTATTACAGGGATTACTATGTTTTCGCCGGCTATCAGCGCTGCACGCCAGGTAGACCGCATTACTTATAACCACTATACGGGTGATAATTATAACATCTTTTCGGTGCATAGCAGCGACCTGATAAGAATAGAAGTAAACGCAGGAGATGTAGATTCAACGGCTGCCACCTTGCCTCCCTTTAATCGCGTAGGAACAGATATCGTTAAGAACAATATAGAAAATACGCCCTTTGGATTGGTGGATGTAAGATCGTTAGACCAAGTGCCTTTCAAACCCAAGTTTCAATTGGATTATGTAGGTAGTACGGGAGTGGGCGTAACTACCGGTCGATTTGGTGGTGGCTTGGCGGGTGGTGTTAATGGAATCTTTAGCGATATACTGGGTAATAACCAGCTCTATGGGGCTATTTCCTTAAACGGTGAAATATATGATGTGGCTGCCCAGTTTGCTTATCTGAATAGAACCAGCCGTATTCAATGGGGTATAAGTATTTCACATATTCCATATTTATCGGGTGGTCAAACGGTATTCCTGGATACGATCACCAACCATAGCAACGATACTGTATCTGTATATAATTATGCCTTGGATCTATTGCGGACGTTTGAAGACCAGGTACTGGCATTTGCCATACATCCCTTTTCACAAACTAGCCGACTGGAAGTAGGGGCGTCATTTGCGCGTTATTATTACCGCCTGGATCGCTATAGCGATTTTTATGATGCTGCCACTGGCGCCTATGTAGGAAACGATAAAGAGCGCCTGGAAACGCCTAGCGGTTTCAACTTAGCCCAAGGCTATTTTGCTTTTGTAGGTGATAATGCCAATTTTGGAGTTGCTGCTCCATTAACGGGCCATCGGTTTCGCGTTGAAGTAGCTCAATACCTGGGAGAAGTTACACAAAGCAACCTTACCGCCGATTATCGCCGTTATTTTCGGTTAGCCCCAATTACATTGGCAACCCGCAATATGTATATAGGTCGCTTTGGCAGGGATGCTGCCAGTGGCATTATACCTCCATTGTACTTAGGTTATGCCAATTTAATACATGGCTATAATGCACTTGACTTTACGGATCAAAATGCCAATGTAAACAAACAGCCCCTATCTATAAATGATTTGATCGGAAGCCAGCTATATGTGGCCAATGCCGAACTGCGTTTGCCATTTACAGGTCCTGAACGCTTGGCCCGGATCAAGTCGCGCTTTTTCTTGTCAGATCTGAACCTCTTTACGGATGGGGGCGTGGCCTGGGGAAATTATGAAGGATTTTATAATTCTACAGGCGGACGCGACTTTGCCGATTCCAAGATCATTTTAAGTAGCGGCGTTTCCTTGCGTGTCAATGTTTTGGGCTATTTGGTGTTAGAACCCTTTTTTGCTATACCCTGGCAGAATGGTGGATTTAAGAACGGAAACTTTGGACTGAACCTATTACCGGGCTGGTAA
- a CDS encoding chemotaxis protein CheB, giving the protein MKPVTTDHEPPYIVAIGASAGGLEAIHDFFDNMPVNGNLAFVIIQHLSPDYKSLLVELVSKHTNMKVLEAQHDAAVETHCVYVIPNNKLLTIENGRLQLSQKVIDKAPNTAIDTFFKSLARDQGSKAIAVILSGTGSDGTKGAHAIQENGGLVIVQDPISAKFDGMPNNAIAAGYADYILSPELIPEEIFAYTNEQPVRSGINGKPDEKALPEVLGLIESHCGHDFHNYKAPTILRRISKRMGQLGKKNFSEYLELLRESPEECKILGKEFLIGVTKFFRDQAAFDILKEEVLPIVFKSKQEDDVLKVWATACSTGQEAYSIAILLNEYISRHNKEVDIKIFATDIDADAVEFASKGVYPMAAASEMDPMLVKKYFTLHSGQLTVIPQLRKQIVFARHNILKDPPFIKNDIVTCRNMLIYMNQLLQRKVLSTLEFALNAGGYLFLGPSEIPSVIKNNLDEVNGKWKVFRKIKDVSPYQGERFTSGYTVRSTRESKLDFGEKSRPKANVLAEDLQSILTDQFGFAAIYIDDNYEIKDAVGDFRRYLSLPDRIATLNILKMVNSDLSVALNTAIRKAKKENQQVTLQHVRIREENTETFVNLFVKPAKSEPYITIVFGESHEMTFNKPAPAFDPHQSESVSYINDLEEELKEAKLNLQMAVESLETTNEELQSSNEELLSANEELQSSNEELQSLNEELHTLNTEHQLRIKELIELNDDLNNYFRSTEIGQVFVDKDMRIRKFNPAAVQLVNLIESDIGRPIEHISTNIKQENLNEEIKKVIQTSDIIEKEVRLGNQRICLMRILPYVRQDNVTDGAVISFFDITNFNELNSIIKGVFNASINSIMALKSIRNAKNAVADFEWLAVNNATAQLLCLEDNSYIGQSVKKTCPQLLRNGFFEKCVDVVEADQPMHIEMLLEVNGEDEWFEVAATKMMDGLVITLNNINEKKLAEQKIRKGYSDLLIARENLKQLNVSLESKVAERTQELSVSEERFRLIARTTSDVVWDWNLVNSQIWWSDSKARVFGYDNIDNVTAASFWLNNIHPDDKGRVEKSFNDAINKGASEWEEQYRFKKRDGSFAVVYNKGAVITDEAGMPYRMVGAMTDVTHVERAELTLKQKNEELQALIEEFKFVTDFMPQMVWATQPDGYHDFYNKGWYDYTGLDYETTKDKGWSLVLHPDDYERTWEIWKHSLETGEVYETEYRLRRYDGVYRWFLARALPWRDENGTIVKWFGTCTDIHDQKEMADVLEQKVKERTQELQKTNAALEVTNAELFQFASVASHDLKEPLRKIHMFSTLIKDRYLKDINEGASDYMERIISSSARMTKLINDLLSYSRLSIKSLFEPTDLNAIVNEVVADLELSIHEKQAVIEVGPLPVIDAVPGQIRQVFQNIISNALKFSKEDGQPHIRIKAEVAAGKSLDPDIKSKEEYCQLTVQDNGIGFDEQHADKIFTIFQRLHGREKYEGTGIGLAITKKIVERHNGLVHAKSKPGEGSTFTFVLPLKQKAVTTTSESISN; this is encoded by the coding sequence ATGAAGCCAGTCACAACTGACCATGAACCACCCTATATTGTAGCTATTGGAGCGTCGGCGGGTGGGTTAGAAGCAATTCATGACTTCTTCGACAATATGCCGGTTAATGGTAACCTGGCCTTTGTTATCATACAACATCTATCACCCGATTATAAAAGCTTATTGGTAGAGCTTGTATCTAAGCATACCAATATGAAGGTATTAGAGGCGCAGCACGATGCAGCGGTTGAAACACATTGTGTATACGTAATACCTAACAATAAGCTGCTCACCATTGAAAACGGACGCTTGCAACTTAGCCAAAAGGTTATAGATAAAGCGCCGAATACAGCCATTGATACTTTTTTTAAGTCGTTAGCCAGGGACCAGGGTTCAAAAGCTATTGCTGTTATTTTATCTGGAACGGGAAGTGATGGCACAAAAGGTGCGCATGCCATACAGGAAAACGGAGGATTAGTTATTGTGCAAGATCCTATTAGTGCCAAGTTTGATGGTATGCCTAACAACGCCATTGCTGCTGGCTATGCCGATTATATTCTTTCGCCTGAATTAATACCAGAAGAAATCTTTGCCTATACCAATGAGCAACCGGTAAGAAGCGGTATAAATGGTAAGCCTGACGAAAAAGCGTTGCCAGAAGTATTAGGGCTTATAGAATCACACTGTGGTCACGACTTCCATAATTATAAAGCTCCCACCATCTTACGTCGTATCAGCAAGCGTATGGGGCAATTAGGAAAAAAGAATTTTTCAGAGTACCTCGAACTATTACGTGAATCGCCTGAAGAATGCAAGATATTGGGAAAGGAATTTCTGATTGGCGTAACAAAGTTCTTCCGGGATCAGGCTGCTTTTGACATACTAAAAGAAGAAGTATTACCCATTGTTTTTAAATCGAAACAAGAGGACGATGTATTGAAAGTTTGGGCAACTGCCTGCAGCACGGGGCAGGAGGCATATAGTATTGCTATATTATTGAATGAATATATCAGCCGCCACAACAAGGAGGTTGATATAAAGATCTTTGCTACCGATATTGATGCCGATGCTGTTGAATTCGCTTCAAAAGGTGTTTACCCGATGGCCGCAGCCAGTGAAATGGATCCGATGCTGGTGAAAAAGTATTTTACATTGCACAGTGGACAATTAACGGTTATTCCCCAGTTGCGTAAGCAAATTGTCTTTGCGCGCCACAATATTTTAAAAGATCCGCCTTTTATCAAAAACGATATAGTTACCTGCCGTAATATGCTGATCTATATGAATCAGCTGTTGCAGCGAAAAGTGCTTTCTACTTTGGAGTTTGCACTAAATGCTGGTGGATACCTGTTCTTAGGGCCAAGTGAAATTCCTTCAGTGATCAAAAACAACCTGGATGAAGTAAATGGAAAGTGGAAAGTATTCAGAAAAATAAAGGACGTGAGCCCTTACCAGGGTGAGCGGTTTACCAGTGGGTATACGGTGCGGAGTACAAGAGAGAGCAAGTTAGACTTTGGAGAAAAGAGTCGCCCAAAAGCAAACGTGCTGGCCGAGGACTTGCAATCCATATTAACTGACCAGTTTGGCTTTGCTGCTATTTATATAGATGATAATTATGAGATCAAAGATGCGGTAGGTGATTTTCGCCGTTATTTATCACTCCCGGATCGCATTGCCACTTTGAATATCTTGAAGATGGTTAATTCAGATCTGTCGGTTGCTTTGAATACGGCTATACGCAAGGCAAAAAAAGAAAATCAGCAAGTTACCTTACAGCATGTTCGTATTCGGGAAGAGAACACAGAGACGTTTGTCAACCTGTTTGTTAAGCCTGCTAAAAGCGAGCCTTATATAACGATTGTATTTGGTGAAAGCCATGAAATGACGTTTAATAAACCAGCACCAGCTTTTGATCCGCATCAATCGGAGTCTGTTTCTTATATCAATGACCTGGAGGAAGAACTAAAAGAAGCAAAGCTGAATTTGCAAATGGCTGTAGAGAGTCTGGAAACGACAAACGAGGAGTTGCAAAGTTCAAATGAAGAGCTTCTTTCGGCCAATGAAGAACTGCAAAGCTCAAACGAGGAGTTGCAATCACTAAATGAGGAATTACATACGTTAAATACGGAACATCAGTTACGTATAAAAGAACTGATAGAGCTGAATGATGACCTCAATAATTATTTCCGTAGCACAGAGATCGGGCAGGTATTTGTAGATAAGGACATGCGTATCCGCAAGTTCAATCCTGCGGCAGTTCAGTTAGTGAACCTGATTGAATCAGATATTGGGCGACCAATTGAGCATATTTCTACCAATATCAAACAGGAAAATCTGAATGAAGAAATAAAAAAAGTGATTCAAACGAGTGATATCATCGAAAAAGAGGTGCGCCTCGGTAATCAGCGCATTTGCCTCATGCGTATTCTGCCCTATGTTCGGCAGGATAACGTAACCGATGGAGCGGTAATCTCTTTCTTTGATATTACCAACTTTAATGAACTGAATAGCATTATCAAAGGTGTGTTTAATGCCTCTATTAATTCTATCATGGCATTGAAAAGCATTCGGAATGCGAAGAATGCCGTGGCGGATTTTGAGTGGTTAGCAGTAAATAATGCCACTGCCCAATTATTATGTTTGGAGGATAATTCCTATATAGGACAGTCTGTAAAGAAAACCTGTCCTCAGTTATTACGAAACGGTTTTTTTGAAAAATGCGTTGATGTAGTAGAGGCAGATCAGCCAATGCATATAGAAATGTTGCTTGAAGTAAATGGGGAGGATGAGTGGTTTGAAGTGGCGGCTACTAAAATGATGGATGGTTTAGTGATCACCTTAAATAACATCAATGAGAAAAAGCTGGCCGAACAAAAGATCCGTAAGGGTTATAGTGACCTGCTCATTGCCCGGGAAAATTTAAAGCAGCTAAATGTAAGTCTGGAATCAAAAGTGGCTGAGCGTACACAGGAACTAAGTGTCAGCGAAGAACGTTTCCGGCTGATAGCCCGAACAACAAGTGATGTAGTTTGGGATTGGAACCTGGTAAACAGCCAGATCTGGTGGAGTGATAGTAAAGCAAGAGTTTTTGGCTATGATAATATAGATAATGTTACCGCTGCCAGCTTCTGGCTGAATAACATTCATCCTGATGATAAAGGCAGGGTAGAAAAAAGCTTTAATGATGCTATCAATAAAGGTGCTTCTGAGTGGGAGGAGCAATACCGCTTTAAAAAAAGGGATGGCAGTTTTGCCGTGGTTTACAATAAAGGTGCTGTAATTACTGATGAAGCAGGTATGCCTTACCGCATGGTGGGTGCTATGACCGATGTAACGCATGTGGAAAGAGCTGAATTAACGCTGAAGCAAAAGAATGAAGAGCTGCAAGCGTTGATCGAAGAATTCAAGTTTGTAACCGACTTCATGCCGCAAATGGTATGGGCTACACAGCCAGACGGTTATCATGATTTCTATAACAAGGGCTGGTATGACTACACGGGTTTAGATTATGAAACGACTAAAGACAAAGGCTGGTCGCTGGTATTACATCCGGATGATTATGAGCGGACATGGGAAATATGGAAGCACTCATTAGAAACGGGTGAAGTCTATGAAACGGAGTACCGCCTGCGTCGTTATGATGGTGTATACCGTTGGTTCCTGGCCAGGGCATTGCCCTGGCGTGATGAAAATGGAACCATTGTCAAATGGTTTGGTACCTGTACTGATATTCACGACCAGAAAGAAATGGCTGACGTGCTGGAACAGAAAGTAAAAGAGCGTACACAAGAACTGCAAAAAACGAATGCCGCGTTGGAAGTAACCAATGCCGAGTTGTTCCAATTTGCCTCAGTAGCCTCTCATGATCTGAAAGAGCCTTTGCGCAAGATCCATATGTTTAGTACCCTTATTAAGGACCGGTACTTAAAAGACATTAATGAGGGGGCTAGCGATTATATGGAAAGAATCATTAGTTCTTCGGCCCGTATGACCAAGTTGATCAACGACTTACTTTCTTACTCCCGGTTATCCATCAAAAGCTTGTTTGAACCAACCGATTTAAATGCTATCGTCAACGAAGTAGTAGCTGATCTGGAGCTATCCATTCATGAAAAACAAGCCGTTATAGAAGTAGGTCCTTTGCCCGTAATAGATGCGGTACCAGGACAAATACGCCAGGTCTTTCAAAATATAATCAGCAATGCCTTAAAGTTTTCAAAGGAAGACGGACAGCCACATATTCGTATCAAAGCAGAGGTAGCCGCTGGTAAAAGCCTGGACCCTGATATAAAAAGCAAGGAGGAGTATTGCCAATTAACGGTACAAGACAATGGAATTGGCTTTGATGAACAGCATGCAGATAAAATATTTACCATCTTCCAACGGCTGCATGGTAGGGAGAAATATGAGGGTACGGGCATTGGATTAGCCATCACTAAAAAGATCGTTGAACGACACAACGGTTTGGTACATGCTAAAAGTAAGCCCGGCGAAGGAAGCACTTTTACATTTGTTCTTCCCTTAAAGCAGAAGGCTGTAACAACTACTTCTGAAAGCATATCTAACTAA